caaaacgAAAGAACCCAACAAAAGCAGAACCCACAAAACCCCTCAGCTACTCAGAACACTTCAGGttaattgaaaattattataataaaagattagaataaaaataactctaataaaaaaaaataaaaataaactagtTGGCTTATTTTATCACTCTCTGCCACAGCTGTGGGCTCTGGAGGCAGGTCCACCTCTGAGCTCCTGTGAGCTGCAGGCTCGGGGTGAGAGGGCTCCAGGGCTATTAAACTGTTTAGGATCAGTCTGAAGTCAGGCCCAGCACTATTATAAACACAGATGTTTTTATAACCTCGCTGAAAAGTTAATCATCTTATTAATGCCTATTTCTGGGCATGCTGCAAGTCAAAGAGATCTCAGCTCTTGCCCGCagagcggcggccgcggcgaGCGCCCGGCCGGGCGTGGGAATCCAAAACAACCCGaaagctgagctgtgctctgggggcCTCCTGACACGGCCCAGCAGCTGCCCGAGGCCCAGGGGGTGACATTTCCAGGCGTTCAGATGAGCCAGGACTGCGGGAGCCTTGGCCGTGCTCCTGGCGgcgagcggcggccgcggcgaGATGGACGACAGCAAACCCCTGAAGGTGAGGCTGACGTTCTCCGTCATCCTGGTGGGCATCTCGCTGCTCTTCGCCGCCGTGGTGACTGACCACTGGGcagtgctcagccccagcctggaggagaaCACCACCAGCTGCGAGGCCGCTCATTTCGGGCTCTGGAGGCTCTGCACCAAGAGGATTTTCATGCAGGAGCAAGGTCCCaaagagaggagctgtgggccCATCAGCCTGCCAGGAGGTAGGTGAGCACGGGGGAAAGCACCAGGACTCACAGCTTTGCTTGGGAGGTCACAGGACATGGCGAAGGAAAACAGGCTCCACGTCCCCCACGGCAGAAGGAAAACATCCCTGAATTGGGATGGGGTGCGTGGGGCTCGTTGCCATCCCTCCTGCTGGCGTTGCTTTGCCGCGTTGCCTTGGTCTGTTTGTGACCATATTTGAGTCTCCCGTGCAGCAGCGACAGTggtggggagaaggggaggaggatTGGGAATCACAAAgggagatggggatggaggGAATACTGCTGGAGCCCAGCCAAGGGTCCTACAGGCACGTTGATAGCAGCAGGCAAGAGAGAGGATTTACGGGGCCACCAAACCCAGCTGGATGTTTAGGATTTCCAGATCAATACAGTCCCAGAGGAACAGCCCATCCACGGTGGTCCTCTCTGAGCTGTTCCAACAACAGCCCTTCCTCACGGCAGGATGGTTTGTcaacttcaaggaaaaaaaagagtcatAAACAGAGTTTGAATCAATTTCTCAAGGATTTGGGAGCCTCCTCAGCTCTCAGCAGAGGCACCTGCTCCCACACACGTCTCCACCTCCAGTTCAATCGATGGGGAGGGCAGTGGGCCCAGCGGCTTTCCGGGAAGGCTGCTCCATTCCCATGGTTAAAGGAGCTCATTATGGTTTCGCTGATTGCCAAGTCAGCAACATCCGTGCCGTTTGCACTAATACACTCCCTCTGTGACTGAGCCACGCTGCTTTTTTAGAAGGCTTATAGGGTACTGGATGCTTTCCAGAACAGAAATAACAGGATTGCCTTCGTGTTAGACTCACCGCTTGAAATGAAATATATGTTAACACAGATTTGaaaatttcctgtgaaaaaaTCTTCCTGCTTGGGCTGACTGTATATTGCCTGTATTACTGCAATTCTTTATCTCTTTGGCCGAATTACGTGTTGTGAAGAGAGGAGCTGAGCCTCAGCGTGTGGATCTGCCTCTAACCAAACTTGGGAGTGTGTCATCCATATGCTTAATGTCTCTCAGGAAGGTACTTACGTGCCCAGAGACGTGCTCCTCGCTGCACGCACAGAGAACCCCCACAAAAGGAGAAACAATAGGAATTGGTGGATAAACAGCAAAACTGCACGACCGTGGGGTAAATATAAAACTCATAAATATCCAGCTGTCTGCACAAAGCAGATTcgcaggcagggcacagcaaaGCAGACGCTATCTTTGACAGACATCAGCATGTGCCTGCACAGCCCTTGAATCCCATCCCAGCGCCGCATTCCGCCAGGcacaggaaaactgggaattaTGGAGGGGCTGGACTGTCCCCCACGCCAGAGCTGGTTCATCCAGCTTGGAAAGGCGTTTGGGAATTCGGATGACAGCCTTCATCACAATCACCTTCCCAAAAGGGTGGAATTTGTACCTGATTTATAACGTGAATTCCTTCATCGCTGTTTGGGAAGGATCAGGGCAaggggaggggagcagagccccggAGCTGCTGAGTGAGTGAGGCTGTGGCCACACGGCTCCTGTTACACTGATTTCACACTTCTGGGAAGGGATGTCGGCAGGGAAACACCAGGGCTGTGAAACCTGCAGCAGCCGAGAAAATGTGAATGAACAAACGCGCAGTAAAAGAGCAGATGCAGGCGctgcttttcctgaaaatcATGAGCTATAACCAGACATTACTGCCAGGACTGGGAAAGAGGCATCAGGATTTATCACTGAATTAATAACCATTTACCAGTCACTCCCTGTGGAGGAAATGGATGGCATGATTAACGTTATTTATTAGGTTTTGAGCTCAGCACAGTGCAGAGTGGGGAGGATGACTTGGCTCGCAGTCCACAAAGCAGGGCTGTGATTTAGGCAGAGCTTTAAAATTTTACAGCACCCATCCGAGGGTGTTGACAAATTGAAAAGGGTTCAGCATCCTGCTGTAACAAACGAAAAGATCAGGGAGATAGTTGTTAAAACCAGGCGAATTCAGATTAATACCGAGACATTTTTAACTGTGGTCGTGGGCACCAGGGCATTTTACCACCAGCTCTAAACGGAGTTCAGCATCACTGCCAGTacctccagtgctgctgctgttctgaaaagTGGCTCCCGTgacctgggcagcagcagggatgttCAACAGCTTCAGCAGGTCTTTGTAAACACAGGAACCTGAGTGTAGGgacctggagaggagaagtgCTCCAGCAAAGGGGCTGTCAGCAGGGCTGTCTGTCCTGGGTCACAGGAGACTCACCCTGAAGGCAGCTGTGAAATGGGACTGCCTGGAGTTCCCCAAACCTCTGTGTGTGCCAAAGGCCCCGTTGGGCAGGTGAGAGCCCAAGGCCTGGCCCTCTCCATGGCTCAGCCCTCACCTTGACACCTCCTCTAAGGTCCTCTCTCCTGAGCCCATCACAAGTGGAAACCCCACATTAAACCCCGGGATTTTCTAACCATCCACCCTGCCACAAACCCACCCTGCCCTATCCACCTCAGGCTCCAGAGCAAGgtgggctccagcccttccccagcctgtcACTCCAGTGCTTACAGGGGACAGCTGCCACCCAAAACTCTGCATGGCCCAACACCTCATGGTCTTTCCAGCCTttctttcccccaaaaaaaagtctccaaactgcagctcaAGGTTCAGCCACAGTTCAGTGGGATGGCACTTCTGCCTCCAGGAGTGCTGCATctgaagggcagggagcaggagggctctgggggGCGTCCTGGGGGGCTCAGGACCCTGTGATTAACCACGTCACAGCCCTGAAATTCATTCAGCTACAGAGTCCCTGACTGTCCCCATCAGCACACTGGGGTGACCTGGAGGCAGAGATGAAGAAATTGGGAGAGGAGCAAAGATTGCCACAGTGTTCATCCATTATCAGCCCCAGTGTAAATCCTCTCTGTTATGTAAACCTGCTGTGACATAAATGGACTTTTCTCTTATTCACGATGGCACCAGAGTCATTGCAGTGCCTCATCCTGCTGAATTACAGACTTGTTGAAACAGATATCCCCAGCTCAACAGAGCATGGGAGCCTCTGAAAACCGACAGCAACTCAGCATTTCACCACAACAAATCCAGTTAGATTTTCCCAAAGCTAGCAcattttccaaacacagcaaaCCTCTTGTGTGATGGCCTTTGATCACACATCAGAGCTTTTATAAGGGCCACAAGGGACAgaggcagctccatcccctgcagACAAACCCACCTCTGAAAGGTCCATGAGGGGTTTGGTTTCCCTGCAgtggacacagagctgtgctgtgctcccacCACGCCAAGCCTGGATGCCTCCACCTTTGTACTGCTTTGGACTCCTCGGAGTTCAagctttttaaagaattaatgaACAGCTAAACCAAACAATCCCAAAATAAAGTGTCCCAGACACAATGCCCAGCCTCAGCCGCCACTGAATTGCTGGTGGAGGCACACAACCATTGCTTTGAGGCTCAAAATTCACAGTTAGGAGTCACAGAGGGCTGAGATCAAATGTGTTTCTTCCAGTAATTTGCAAGGATAATAAAGAGCAGGTCAGGAGATGCCAGAGCTAAACATTAACCTCGTCTCCAGCAAGGAGAATCTGCAGATGAAATAAAAGTCAGCTTATAAACTTAAGTAGATAAGAGTGTCTCGAAGGAATCTTCCCCTAACAGGCCCCAAAAACGCTGCTTTGCAATTACCTGTctcctgggagagggaaaaataaatcctcccTGAGTCACTAACTCCAGCAGCCACCATTTACACGACAGAAAAACCAACAGGTGGAAGACAGGGATCTTCTGCCAGAGAAATGAATGCTGTAAGGAAGCACTGAAATGTTCACAGGCAGAAAGCCACAGCAGTCCCCACGTGTCCCTGCACCTGGCCTGGCTCAGGCTTcaccctgggctggagcacctggCCCATTGTGGATTGTGGAGAGGGTCACAGCTTCTCCCAGCATCTTCTGGAAGCTGGTGTTAGCTCCATTATTTAACAGAAGAGATGCCCCTAAGGGAAGATGCCCCTCTTTTTGTGTTtcaggcagccctggctgtgtgtcctgggTCACTGGGAGTCCCCTGGGTGCCCCTGGGTGCCCCTGGGGGCAGAGtgtgtccccccagcccagctgggtgCAGTCAGGGCTGGCTCAGCGCGTCCCCACCAGCGCACCCTTCCAGCCAAATTCCTGGCAAGCaactgctctccctgctccacacCCCTTCAAAGCCTCAATTAAATCAGTTATAAATAGCAAAGAACACCCTCCACCCCgagcctgctgctgccaaagctCCCAGTCAGCAGGTCCTCAGCAGACCCTCCCCATCCCGCTGGGAGGCTCCTGTGTGTCTGCTGACAGCAGGGACATTGCTCCCCCGGCTCACCCCGGCCAGGatgggcaggaaaagggaattgtGGCCATGGAGAGACTCAGCTGACaacctccctcctccccacatcCCCCTGATCCCTGCTGGCTTCTCAACCCCACCACAAACACCCCGGACCTGTGCTCATGTGAAGTCCAGACAGAGGAACTCCACAAAGCTCCCTCTGTGTAAATTCTGCTGTCttagcaaattaattttataggCTGCTCTGATGGGATCAAACTCAGATAAAGCCCAGCATGAGAGCCCCTTTGCCCTTGGCTCCGccagccttcccttcccttccctgggcaactGCTTGGGCTTCAAAAAgctttggtctttttttttttgctttgttcttgttTTACTGACGGcccaaaaaaaaggaaaaaaaagctctaaGCATCCCTAATTTAGTAACCATGTGCTtggctgcactgcagcagcctcatCTCTGGGACCCCCAAACCTCCTGCGTTCAGCAAAACCTCCCCACTGGCACAGGGGGATCTGtgagctgcagaagggaagagCCAGGAGGGAAAGGTGGATGAGGACCCTCCATCCTCCCTGTTTGCACTCCAAGGTCACCACAGCCCGATGGGGTGATGCCACTGGGGGTGGGCTGGTGATGGCAGGTCCCACCcccaggaaatgctgcagcactgagaggCAGAAACGTGTGATGGTCAAagacagaatgagaaaaatcagCTGTAATTCAGGTTTTAAACAGAAGAGCAATCAGCTCTGAGAGGGATACAAAAGGttgcagaggggctgcagcctggtgTCCTCACCTGCTCCCAGGGAAATCAGATCCAACTCCAATTCCTGGGTATCTCCAAGGGTAGGGAGCCTCAAAGCCACTGCAAGTTTGCTACATCAATAAAAGCCTAATTcagttttgcttcattttatcAGAGGCTTCCAAAAGCACAGAAttggattttcttctctctttcagacCACAACTGCTCCTACTTCAAGCACTTCACTCCAGGAGAGACCTCGGAGATATTTGAAGTAACCACCCAGAAAGgtaaaaattattccaaaacagtattttcttatCGTTGTTTGAAGTGGTGGGCACACGAGAACTAATGGAAAGGGGTCCCCAAAATGAGAGTTCAGCCTTGGTTCtactgaaagcagcagaatttctAACAGGCAATTTCCAATTTctaaaaatgtggaaaatgcCCTGGACAAGGTCAAATCCCAGCTTCCTGGggacaattatttttatatatgatCACACCCATAAACATGATTTTACATAAGTTGTCCCACAAATATATAACAATGTCAATACCCAGGAAAACTGCAAAAAGTCCTTCCAGCATCAAAATGACTTTACAACACTGGCACTATCCGTGACACTCAGCCTTTGCCATTGAAGGGGAAGATATTAATAAAACCTAAATGAATAAATCATACCCCAAGCAGAGTCTTGACCCTGAAAAGAAGTGCAGAGGCTCTCTGAAAACCATTAGGAATTTTATGCTCCATATTGATTTGATATGAAAGTCATGTAAAAAATAGAGCGATCGATGaatggcaggagcagggatccTACAAAGGCATGAACTGTCAGTATTTACAGCAAAACTGCCTTTCATGGACAAATTCCACATTTTTAATAAGTCCAAGTATTTCGAGGGCTCCCCTAAACATGCTCCTCTCTTTCTCATCCTCTCTTTGGGGACAAACTCCTTCACAGTTTGCAACACAACAGATTTACTGTTGAAAATGTGAGCCATTGGATACATTACATGTATTAATCTGCTTTGCTCCTAGTAGAAATTGCAGTTGGTGGGAAACCCTGAAGATAGGTTCCCAAAAAAAAGTAGTTTCCTAAGACAGGAAAGACAGGAATTGTAACTGGATAGAGAAGCATCTGAGACACCTGCTTTTGCTCTCTGATCTGCTATCTGATTCAGCCACCTGATCTTCAAAATGCACCCAATGCCTTCAGGGAAACgcagagaaaaatcaggaataatttcttcttcagaaaaaaaaaaaatcaggaagaatttcttttcttcggggcaaaaagaaaatcttaagCCCGGCAGAAGATTTTACAATGGAACGAACACTTTCAGGCAAttccagcacagagaaaagagaaacatttagaaaatgATAATAAAACAGTGATATGAAAAGCAGTGAGAACAAAGAGTGATCTGCTGTTCCCCTTCGCAGAAATAGCTCATTTGGATGGGAGCTAATTAgtaacaggcaaaaaaaaaatctttcatgaTTTTGCCTgggagatattttttttaatggcttgaAAGGCAAATATCATCAGGCACTGTGATGTTCATGCATGGCTACATGTGTTAAATATTAAACTCATCTGAAAACGAACATAACATGCAAATGAAGGCCTGAATTACTCAGTTAGCAACTCTTCCCCCTCCATCCAGGCAcggagcagtgctgggctgggggaagtGTCCAACACGTGGTTTAGCAAAAACCAGGACTTTTGGGCAGGGTTTGATCCCGTGCCCTGAAGAAGCTGGGTTTTCACAGAGCTGGAAGTCACAGTTGTGAAGGCAAAGGAATAAAAGTTGTGCAAActcttcccccagcctgctGTGCTCACTCAGGGGCTGGCCCACACAGGactcagctctccctgcactgGAACAGCCCCTGgctctgcagaaagcaggaataaaagcagcagagagctgtgtaTTTACTCTGGGAGCCAAGTGTGGGGtgatggaaggaaggagagcaTGGAGCCCAGCAAGGCTTTGGTAACAACATCTCCATGccaaagcagctccaggctggtgctccagcagcctcatCCAGGTGGGCTGGTGAGCAAAGGTGCCCTGGGCTGTCTCAGGAGGTGCTCAGAAAGAATTTCCCCTTCCTGCTCTGATATTATACCCTTCACATTCAAAAGACACATGGTCGATACTTGCCCCCGTTTTCACTGGAGGGAAATAATCCACCAAAGGCACCTCACCCTGGCGTCAGGGGTGCACATATCCCTCAGAGTGAGTTACTGCAACGTCCCCACAGCTGATGGCAGGAGGCTCAAAACGTGCACGCTGTGtcatttttgggttttgtttttttccctttggcagAGTACAGCATTTCAGCTGCAGCCATTGCCATCTTCAGCGTTGGCTTCGCCATCATCGGGACGATCTGTGTCCTCCTGTCCTTCAGGAAGAAGAGGGATTATCTGCTGAAGCCAGCCTCCATGTTCTACACCTTCGCAGGTACGAGGAGGGCTGCTCACATTTCTGCACTTGGTTCACagggaaacacagagaaattgaAGATAGATCCCAAGGGGACAGAGACACTTCCAAAAAAATGCCCTGGAAGCTTTTGGTTCCTGGTCATGGGCTACAGGTCCCTGTGTGGTGTGAGAAGGTCCTGTTCAGCAGCTGGTCTGTGTTTTCTCCAACCCCCTTTTAAAGAATATTCACTCCCTTATTCACTCCTTTCTAGTATATGCACTGTCAGTCCCAGTCTGAGCCAGAGACACACGATATTCCATCTCATTTATTAGGTTTCAAACCAACGAAATGGCTGAGCCAGGCCCAAAATACACAACTGTCTCCCAAACACACGAAGACTGCACTTACACATGAGCCAGGAATACTCTGACATGTCACAATGAGCACAAGCCAAAGGTGCAAATTGTCACCTCAATATAAAATCGTCCTCAGCCTCTGAAAAAATTCCCCGGGGAATGCAATTATTCCTCCCCCACTTTGAATTTCCCATCCAAGCCTGCCTAAAAGATCACACTCAACAAGTCAGAGGCTGACCTCAGTGAtggcagagctcctggcagTTCTGAGCACTGGCTCCTCCAAGCACCGAAGTCGGTGACTCACCTGTGAAtctcactgcagctcctgtACGCAAAACAACAGATGAGGCGGTTAATTAAGGATGAAAAATTGACAGCTGGTTATTCAACCCACTGCTCCCATCTTCCTTCAGGTCTCTGCATCATCATCTCCGTTGAAGTCATGAGACAATCCGTGAAGAGGATGATTGACAGCAAGGAGACAGCCTGGATCAAGTACAGCTACTCGTGGTCCTTCGCCTGTGCCTGCGCCTCCTTCGTGCTGCTCTTCGTCTGCGGCCTCGCCCTGCTCCTCATCGCGCTGCCCCGCTTCCCCCAGAacccctgggagagctgcatgGATGCAGAGCCAGAGCACTGAGGTGCCCCCACAAAAAACATCCACCAAGTGTTCTGAGAAGATTGGTATTCTTTAAAACGCCCGGGTGTCACTACACAATGTGCTCTCCGTCGTGAGCCATTACTGAACCAAGGCGTGTTCGATTGCAAGtgttgctttctcttttcctctctttttcatctcttttttttttttctctctctcttttttgattttttttttcttctttcttttccttttttaaagaaagcagaaagaccACTCAGCACCATCACGGCTGTGGGGGAatggcactgctctgtgctgatttGGGGTTGCCCTGTGCTGATGCAGTTGAGGGGAAATCTGTGTCTGACACAGCTCAGGCCACAGAGGAACAGCTTTGTTAAGGAGATGTTTGGTGTAGCTGGGCATAGATCCATGAGGGTATCAGGCTTTTGTACCTCACTTGGTCAGAGAGAGACTCTGGGCACTCAGTGTCCCCATTTATGCCACACTCCTTCCCTCAGAAGGGTTAGCCTGTCTCCCCAGGGTAAGCTGGAGATCCTTGTGCTCTTCTATTAAGACGTTAACATttgacaaaaaaacaaaccagaactTTGCATGGCGTTGGCACAAAACCCCCTCCCAATGCACACCCTGCAGTCCCATTCTTCCAAACCAAGCgtaaaaccccacaaaacagagtctttgttttgcttaaaCTTCAGCGGCGAAGCCAAGAAGTACTGAACGTGAAGAgtgatattttcctttaataaaaaGCATCATCTTCTGGTAGCATGATCTTCTGGAAACTGATTTTGATGGATGAATCACTCGGGCCATCAGATTGTGCCGGGTCCACGACAGCAGAGCAGCGCTGGCTGGGGTTTGCTGCACGGagctctcctctgctcctcctgagTGGGCTCTTTACAGCGCCCTGCTCACTGCACACGTGTACACACAGAATCAGGAAAATCCTTCAAAGCAGCTGCCGAGAGGGAAAGGATTCTGCCAGGAGAGGCAGCCCCGGGagtgccctgctgctgcagatcacagaccccaggcagtgctgggggatgctgcaggcaaagctttgctgctgagagcctgcagggctctgccccagctgcctggagcagtttgagggctgggggtgccccAATCCAAGcatcagcagcactggggatcccccagccccacacgcTCACCCAGCCCTTCCACCCAAGCCTTTTTCACCCCCATGGTCCCCCAGCACCCAAGGTGGGgtgtctcttttcttttcttttttgacagTTCTGTTCTCAGAATCTGCTCAGCGTTTTCCCTCCAGGCAGGAAAAAGGACGTGGCTTCCAGTGTACTCTTTTAACCcaataatttcaaaatcaggAGAAAGGGGAACTCAAGTgctctttccctctgtgtttAGCTGTTCACAACActaaagaaaaccagaattgCTAACAGAAAAATCTCTGGTCAATTCGAAGAGGTCTGAAATCATGGCCTGTTCAAACCCTTGGAGAAATTCCCCAGCAATTGAGTGCTGGCTCgaggggctgctctcagccccagcCAGACTCAGCCTCATCTCCATTTCCCCATCAGCAGAGTGGCAGCGAGAACAGAAGCCTTTTGTGAAGTTGCATTAATGTTTTCCAAGCTCTTTGAAGTTGAAAAGCACTACAAATAACACATATATTATAAAGTTTTGGGATAAAGCACTCAGTGGTGCTCAGATCTGAGTGTGAGCTGAGGAGCTCTGCCTGTCTCTCATCATGAGAGACAACTGCAAGTCTTCACGTTGTCACAGAACCACTCTGAAATGCTAAATGGTTTGGAAATCTTATTTTTGGGTACAGAGCTGACATcctgaatttgcattttcattgtTCAGGAA
The sequence above is a segment of the Sylvia atricapilla isolate bSylAtr1 chromosome 18, bSylAtr1.pri, whole genome shotgun sequence genome. Coding sequences within it:
- the CACNG1 gene encoding voltage-dependent calcium channel gamma-1 subunit gives rise to the protein MDDSKPLKVRLTFSVILVGISLLFAAVVTDHWAVLSPSLEENTTSCEAAHFGLWRLCTKRIFMQEQGPKERSCGPISLPGDHNCSYFKHFTPGETSEIFEVTTQKEYSISAAAIAIFSVGFAIIGTICVLLSFRKKRDYLLKPASMFYTFAGLCIIISVEVMRQSVKRMIDSKETAWIKYSYSWSFACACASFVLLFVCGLALLLIALPRFPQNPWESCMDAEPEH